The following coding sequences lie in one Phycicoccus duodecadis genomic window:
- a CDS encoding 2'-5' RNA ligase family protein, which yields MHHVELLLDERGDAAVRDAWRRLDDAGLPSQARHRSASNRPHVTLTMSPGWPGAEGLAALAAALRTLPLPVLLGPPLVFGRRRFVLARSVVVTDELLALHRAVTALVRPPAADHLEPGRWTPHVTLGRRLDAAQVGAALAVLAGDDEGEPARTAGTTDPAEVALVAARHWDSEARLDEPLTPR from the coding sequence ATGCACCACGTGGAGCTGCTCCTCGACGAGCGGGGGGACGCCGCGGTGCGCGACGCCTGGCGCCGGCTCGACGACGCCGGGCTGCCCAGCCAGGCGAGGCACCGCAGCGCGTCGAACCGCCCGCACGTGACCCTGACGATGTCGCCGGGGTGGCCCGGCGCCGAGGGGCTGGCGGCGCTGGCCGCGGCGCTGCGTACCCTGCCGCTGCCGGTGCTGCTCGGGCCGCCGCTGGTGTTCGGCCGGCGCCGGTTCGTGCTCGCGCGTTCGGTCGTCGTGACCGACGAGCTGCTGGCGCTGCACCGCGCCGTCACCGCGCTCGTCCGCCCGCCCGCCGCCGACCACCTCGAGCCGGGTCGGTGGACCCCCCACGTGACGCTGGGGCGCCGGCTCGACGCCGCCCAGGTGGGGGCGGCGCTGGCGGTGCTGGCCGGCGACGACGAGGGCGAGCCGGCCCGCACGGCCGGCACGACGGACCCGGCGGAGGTCGCGCTCGTCGCGGCCCGGCACTGGGACTCGGAGGCGAGGCTCGACGAGCCCCTGACGCCGCGGTGA
- a CDS encoding uracil-xanthine permease family protein, with translation MSLGLGWKLKGDGRSLAPGEVVAPDERLSWGRTVGLGAQHVVAMFGATFVFPLVMGLNPQLAIMMSGVATIAFLLIVSGRVPSYLGTSASFVGGVAAIRAQGGDSPTVTGAILVAGLVLVAVGVLIHVLGSHVVHAVLPPVVTGAVVMLIGFNLAPVVAGIYWPQDQWVAVLTMLFTIVVAVAFKGFVSRIAIFLALIFGTLLSWVLDHTVGQINSVLGGATEATDHFRWDTSGVGTAPWFGFPSQTMIAADGKEVVGWHLPSFSAAAILLVLPAVIALIAENTGHVKAVAEMTGHDLNPVMGRAIAADGIGTVLATSVGGSPTTTYAENIGVMAATRVYSTAAYYVAAVVALLFGLSPKFGALVASVPGGVLGGITVVLYGMIGLLGAKIWKENGVDFANPINLVPVAAGIIIGIGNVQLKVTDTFSLGGIALGTIVTVAGWHLARVIAPRELRDQAEGTAIAVGDHVYGDADGVDDLRQGSDRAPSGERDPGPDRRP, from the coding sequence ATGTCCCTCGGTCTCGGTTGGAAGCTCAAGGGCGACGGCCGGTCGCTCGCGCCCGGTGAGGTCGTCGCCCCCGACGAACGCCTCTCGTGGGGTCGCACCGTGGGCCTCGGCGCCCAGCACGTCGTCGCGATGTTCGGCGCCACCTTCGTCTTCCCGCTGGTCATGGGCCTGAACCCCCAGCTGGCGATCATGATGAGCGGCGTCGCGACCATCGCGTTCCTGCTCATCGTGTCGGGCCGGGTCCCCAGCTACCTCGGCACCTCGGCGTCCTTCGTCGGCGGGGTCGCGGCCATCCGCGCCCAGGGCGGCGACTCCCCCACCGTCACCGGTGCCATCCTGGTGGCCGGCCTGGTGCTGGTGGCCGTCGGCGTGCTCATCCACGTCCTCGGGTCGCACGTGGTGCACGCGGTGCTCCCGCCGGTCGTCACCGGCGCCGTCGTGATGCTCATCGGCTTCAACCTCGCGCCGGTGGTGGCCGGCATCTACTGGCCGCAGGACCAGTGGGTGGCCGTGCTCACGATGCTCTTCACCATCGTCGTGGCGGTCGCGTTCAAGGGCTTCGTGAGCCGCATCGCGATCTTCCTGGCGCTGATCTTCGGCACCCTGCTCTCGTGGGTGCTCGACCACACCGTGGGGCAGATCAACTCCGTGCTGGGCGGCGCCACCGAGGCCACCGACCACTTCCGCTGGGACACCTCGGGCGTCGGGACGGCCCCGTGGTTCGGCTTCCCGAGCCAGACGATGATCGCCGCCGACGGCAAGGAGGTCGTGGGCTGGCACCTGCCCAGCTTCTCGGCCGCCGCGATCCTGCTGGTGCTCCCGGCCGTCATCGCCCTGATCGCCGAGAACACCGGCCACGTCAAGGCCGTGGCCGAGATGACCGGCCACGACCTGAACCCGGTCATGGGCCGGGCCATCGCGGCCGACGGCATCGGCACCGTCCTCGCCACCTCGGTCGGCGGCTCGCCCACCACCACGTACGCCGAGAACATCGGGGTGATGGCGGCCACCCGGGTCTACTCGACGGCCGCGTACTACGTGGCGGCCGTGGTCGCGCTCCTCTTCGGCCTCTCGCCCAAGTTCGGCGCCCTGGTGGCGTCGGTGCCCGGCGGCGTCCTGGGCGGCATCACCGTCGTCCTCTACGGGATGATCGGCCTCCTCGGCGCCAAGATCTGGAAGGAGAACGGGGTCGACTTCGCGAACCCGATCAACCTGGTCCCGGTCGCCGCAGGCATCATCATCGGCATCGGCAACGTCCAGCTGAAGGTCACCGACACCTTCTCGCTCGGTGGCATCGCCCTCGGCACCATCGTCACGGTGGCCGGCTGGCACCTGGCCCGCGTCATCGCCCCGCGCGAGCTGCGCGACCAGGCCGAGGGAACGGCGATCGCGGTCGGCGACCACGTCTACGGCGACGCCGACGGGGTCGACGACCTGCGCCAGGGCAGCGACCGGGCCCCCTCCGGCGAGCGCGACCCGGGCCCCGACCGGCGCCCCTGA